A single window of Polaribacter sp. SA4-10 DNA harbors:
- a CDS encoding DUF1624 domain-containing protein, whose translation MQIKIKSNRIESIDILRGVVMVLMALDHTRGYFHYDSFLSHPTDIDSTTPLLFFTRFITHYCAPVFVFLAGTSAFLYGSKKSKFELFKFLLIRGIWLIFLEIVVNNFIWFFDFSYSIINLQVIWAIGFSMICLSFLIFLPKKVLLALGTLLIVGHNALDFIVMEGQSFQNIIWYFMKQKEILTIPGHIILVNYPLIPWIGLMALGYLFGTFYQKEYEVSLRRKWLLRIGIGLLALFFILRYMNFYGDLYPWSSQNTTTKTILSFFNVTKYPPSLLFVCITMGPAMLFLYLFENTKNKITNFFLVFGRVPLFYYFIHIFVLHLLAILVLLIIGGDWHDMILTGDDEGLRDSYGYALWKVCLVWIGVVLLLYPLSKKYMIYKANNKDKWWLSYL comes from the coding sequence ATGCAAATTAAAATTAAATCTAATCGAATAGAATCTATAGACATTTTAAGAGGGGTTGTTATGGTACTGATGGCACTAGACCACACAAGAGGTTATTTTCATTATGACTCATTTCTTAGTCATCCTACCGATATAGACTCCACAACACCCTTGCTGTTTTTCACCCGATTTATTACGCATTATTGTGCGCCAGTATTTGTATTCTTAGCAGGAACTTCGGCATTTTTATATGGAAGTAAAAAATCAAAATTTGAATTATTTAAATTTCTTTTAATAAGAGGAATATGGTTGATTTTTCTAGAAATCGTGGTTAATAATTTTATCTGGTTTTTCGATTTCAGCTATAGTATTATAAACCTTCAAGTTATCTGGGCTATTGGTTTTAGTATGATATGCCTGTCCTTTTTAATCTTTTTGCCAAAAAAAGTGCTTTTAGCCCTTGGAACCCTTTTAATTGTTGGTCACAATGCATTAGATTTTATTGTCATGGAAGGTCAAAGTTTTCAGAATATTATTTGGTACTTCATGAAGCAGAAAGAGATTCTAACAATTCCAGGTCATATAATTTTAGTCAATTATCCATTGATTCCCTGGATTGGTTTAATGGCTCTGGGTTATTTATTTGGCACCTTCTATCAAAAAGAATACGAGGTAAGTCTAAGAAGAAAATGGCTTTTACGCATAGGTATTGGTTTACTTGCACTTTTTTTTATTCTAAGGTACATGAATTTTTATGGTGATTTATATCCGTGGAGCAGCCAAAATACGACTACAAAAACAATTTTATCTTTTTTTAATGTTACCAAGTATCCACCATCGTTGTTATTCGTTTGCATTACTATGGGACCAGCAATGTTATTTTTATATCTTTTTGAAAACACAAAAAATAAAATAACCAATTTCTTTTTGGTCTTTGGTCGTGTGCCTTTGTTTTATTATTTTATACACATTTTTGTACTACACCTATTAGCAATTCTAGTTTTATTGATTATTGGTGGTGATTGGCATGATATGATTTTAACGGGTGATGATGAAGGATTAAGGGATTCTTATGGTTACGCTCTTTGGAAAGTCTGTCTCGTTTGGATAGGGGTTGTACTACTACTATATCCTTTAAGTAAAAAATATATGATTTATAAAGCCAATAATAAAGACAAGTGGTGGTTGAGCTATTTATAA
- the hisD gene encoding histidinol dehydrogenase → MKTILNPLKKEWKKILERPTKTVDDIEKTVNQIFDDVKRNGDPAVHKYTALFDGVSLVNTVVSEQEVKEAIGFVSEELKEAIQLAKANITKFHTAQKTEKIHVETAEGVSCWQEKRPINKVGLYIPGGTAPLFSTVLMLAVPAQIAGCKEIVLCSPPNKEGKIHPAILYTANLCGVTKIIKVGGIQAIAGYTFGTETIPQVYKIFGPGNQFVTVAKQLATKHGVAIDMPAGPSELLVVADDTANASYVASDLLSQAEHGADSQVILVSTSKNLIDEVSSEIQKQLLALPRVEIATKAIDNSKSILVENDEEALDLINEYGPEHFIVCTNNNDYFIDNIENAGSVFIGNYTPESAGDYASGTNHTLPTNGFSKAYSGVNLDSFTKSITFQEISKKGIQTIGNAIELMAEAEGLQAHKNAVSIRLKDLK, encoded by the coding sequence ATGAAAACAATTCTAAATCCACTTAAAAAAGAGTGGAAAAAAATATTAGAAAGACCTACAAAAACGGTTGATGATATTGAAAAAACAGTCAATCAAATTTTTGATGATGTAAAAAGAAATGGAGATCCCGCTGTACATAAATATACAGCACTCTTTGATGGTGTTTCTTTAGTAAATACCGTTGTTTCTGAACAAGAAGTTAAAGAAGCTATTGGTTTCGTTTCAGAAGAATTAAAAGAAGCTATTCAGTTAGCAAAAGCGAATATAACCAAATTTCATACGGCACAAAAGACAGAAAAAATACATGTAGAAACTGCAGAAGGAGTTTCTTGTTGGCAAGAAAAAAGACCAATTAATAAAGTTGGTTTATACATTCCTGGAGGAACAGCGCCTTTATTTTCTACCGTTTTAATGTTAGCAGTGCCTGCACAAATAGCAGGTTGTAAGGAAATTGTACTATGTTCACCACCAAATAAAGAAGGAAAAATTCACCCAGCAATTTTATACACTGCCAATTTATGTGGCGTTACAAAAATTATAAAAGTTGGCGGAATTCAAGCAATTGCAGGGTATACTTTTGGTACAGAAACCATTCCGCAAGTTTATAAAATATTTGGCCCAGGAAATCAGTTTGTAACGGTTGCAAAACAATTAGCAACCAAACATGGAGTTGCTATTGATATGCCTGCTGGTCCAAGTGAATTATTAGTAGTTGCAGATGATACTGCAAATGCGAGTTATGTAGCATCAGATTTATTAAGTCAAGCAGAACATGGAGCAGATAGTCAAGTTATTTTAGTTTCTACTTCTAAGAATTTAATTGATGAAGTGTCGAGTGAGATTCAAAAGCAACTTTTAGCGCTACCAAGAGTAGAAATTGCTACAAAAGCGATTGATAATTCGAAATCAATTCTTGTTGAAAATGATGAAGAAGCGCTAGATTTAATTAATGAATATGGACCAGAACATTTTATTGTTTGTACAAATAATAATGATTATTTCATTGATAATATAGAAAATGCAGGTTCTGTTTTTATTGGCAATTATACGCCAGAAAGTGCAGGAGATTATGCTTCAGGAACCAATCATACATTACCAACAAACGGATTTTCGAAAGCGTATTCTGGTGTAAATTTAGATAGTTTTACAAAAAGTATTACGTTTCAAGAAATATCTAAAAAAGGGATACAAACAATTGGGAATGCAATTGAGTTGATGGCAGAAGCAGAAGGGTTACAAGCCCATAAAAATGCAGTATCTATTCGTTTAAAAGATTTAAAATAG
- the hisC gene encoding histidinol-phosphate transaminase, translated as MKATFNINNLVRENIKSLKPYSSARDEYKDVNIKEMIFLDANENPFENGVNRYPDPQQNNVKDALSKMKGVNKKNILLGNGSDEVLDLIYRAFCEPNKDNIITLPPTYGMYSVLANINAIENRKVLLTDDFQPQVKQILKAADANSKILFLCSPNNPTGNSFTVETIRELLIRFKGLIVLDEAYIDFSEQESWLHKLNKYPNLIITQTLSKAYGLAGIRLGVCYASEEIIAILNNIKPPYNVNELTQQRALVRLQNLDEFKNEVAQLVSERKRLKKELECCVSFIEKVYPSDGNFLLIKVDDATKRYNQLIKLGVVIRNRTNQPLCENCLRISVGVCEENQQLLRSLKSL; from the coding sequence ATGAAAGCAACATTCAATATCAATAATTTAGTAAGAGAAAACATTAAGTCTCTAAAACCGTATTCGTCTGCAAGAGATGAGTATAAAGATGTGAATATAAAAGAAATGATTTTCTTGGACGCCAATGAAAATCCTTTTGAAAATGGTGTAAATCGATATCCAGATCCGCAACAAAATAATGTAAAAGACGCGTTGTCTAAAATGAAAGGAGTTAATAAAAAAAACATCTTATTAGGTAATGGAAGTGATGAGGTTTTAGATTTGATTTACAGAGCTTTTTGTGAACCCAATAAAGATAATATCATCACATTACCTCCAACATATGGCATGTATTCTGTTTTGGCTAATATTAATGCAATTGAGAATAGAAAAGTTTTATTAACGGATGATTTTCAGCCACAAGTAAAACAGATTTTAAAAGCTGCAGATGCGAATAGTAAAATTTTGTTTTTATGTTCACCAAATAATCCTACTGGAAATAGTTTTACTGTTGAAACAATAAGAGAATTACTAATAAGATTTAAAGGATTAATAGTACTAGATGAGGCGTATATTGATTTTTCAGAGCAAGAAAGTTGGTTACATAAATTAAATAAATATCCTAATTTAATAATCACTCAAACGTTGTCTAAAGCTTATGGTTTAGCAGGAATAAGGTTAGGCGTTTGTTATGCTTCAGAAGAAATAATAGCAATATTAAATAACATAAAACCTCCTTATAACGTAAACGAGTTAACACAACAGAGAGCGTTAGTAAGATTGCAGAATTTAGACGAATTTAAAAATGAAGTTGCGCAATTAGTTAGCGAAAGAAAACGCTTAAAAAAGGAATTAGAGTGTTGTGTCTCTTTTATTGAAAAAGTATATCCTTCTGATGGAAATTTCTTATTGATAAAAGTAGATGATGCAACAAAACGTTATAACCAATTAATAAAATTAGGCGTTGTAATAAGAAATAGAACCAACCAACCTTTGTGTGAAAATTGTTTGCGAATAAGCGTTGGTGTGTGTGAAGAGAATCAACAATTATTAAGAAGCTTAAAGTCGCTTTAA
- a CDS encoding sensor histidine kinase — MIVNIQYIVIMIIVLSILIITSFAAYRAFVQKILREKSRQHQLELEHQKEISIQYTNVQENERKRIAEALHDDIGNKLNILSLWISNEETWNNKRSKEIIAQQIPVLIETTRTISHSLYPINLEKFGLILTIEALISNINQSLCVQLIFKHTYKKRSIAFEVQIYRIIQEFLSNVIKHAKATKMLIHIRDTDASLVIILSDNGIGFDNSRLQTGMGLKNINSRIQSLNAHSKWKSKKDKGSLLILKVLTQ, encoded by the coding sequence ATGATAGTAAACATCCAATATATAGTTATTATGATTATCGTACTATCGATACTCATAATAACTTCTTTTGCCGCATACAGAGCCTTTGTTCAAAAAATATTAAGGGAAAAGTCTCGGCAGCATCAACTTGAATTGGAACATCAAAAAGAAATCTCCATACAATATACGAATGTTCAGGAAAATGAGCGAAAACGGATTGCAGAAGCGCTGCATGATGATATAGGCAACAAATTAAATATTCTCTCTCTTTGGATTAGTAATGAAGAAACATGGAACAACAAACGATCAAAGGAAATAATTGCCCAACAAATTCCAGTATTAATTGAAACTACCAGAACTATTTCTCATTCTTTGTACCCCATTAATTTAGAAAAATTTGGTTTAATACTTACTATTGAAGCTTTAATTTCAAACATAAACCAATCCCTCTGTGTTCAATTAATATTTAAACATACGTATAAAAAAAGATCTATCGCTTTTGAAGTACAAATCTATCGCATCATACAAGAGTTTTTGAGCAATGTGATTAAACATGCCAAAGCAACTAAAATGCTGATTCATATTAGAGATACAGATGCTTCACTTGTTATTATTTTGTCTGATAATGGTATCGGTTTTGACAACTCCCGCCTCCAAACAGGTATGGGTCTTAAAAACATTAACAGTAGAATTCAATCACTTAATGCACATAGCAAATGGAAAAGTAAAAAAGACAAGGGTTCACTATTAATTCTTAAAGTTTTAACACAATGA
- a CDS encoding carboxylesterase, with the protein MKTKNILLKLFVISLLILTGCSSDPEIDNATMLDGDQIFDASLYNPTKYLVSKAINNPTTDQKNTPVVIAVHGYSATTFEWDEFRTYADANANILISQVLLGGHGRTYKEFKNSTWKNWQTPIMTEYNALREKGYTNINFAGSSTACPLVLELIKSGKIADNGMKNIFLIDPIVIPSDKLLTLIGLVGPMIGYFEATNTATEDNYWYHFRPQETLNELLDLIDIVRKYLQKGYQLPAGTQLKVYKSIKDDTADAVSAVLIYKGLKNSDGSTIDVQMIDSELHVVTRLEGRDTITQKDRDTQKQVFDNMLMLLMQ; encoded by the coding sequence ATGAAAACTAAAAATATACTTTTAAAACTATTTGTTATTTCATTATTGATACTTACTGGCTGTTCTAGTGATCCAGAAATTGATAATGCAACCATGTTAGACGGAGATCAAATTTTTGATGCATCGCTTTACAATCCTACTAAATACTTAGTATCAAAAGCGATTAACAATCCTACTACTGATCAAAAAAACACACCCGTTGTTATTGCTGTTCATGGGTATTCTGCAACTACTTTTGAATGGGATGAATTTAGAACTTATGCAGATGCGAATGCCAATATTTTAATTTCACAAGTACTTTTAGGAGGACATGGCCGTACGTATAAAGAATTTAAAAATTCTACTTGGAAAAACTGGCAAACACCAATTATGACAGAGTACAACGCGCTTCGTGAAAAAGGATATACCAATATAAACTTTGCAGGATCTTCTACTGCATGTCCGTTGGTATTAGAATTAATTAAAAGTGGAAAAATAGCCGATAACGGCATGAAAAACATCTTTCTAATTGACCCTATAGTGATACCTTCTGATAAATTACTAACTCTTATAGGACTTGTTGGCCCAATGATAGGTTATTTTGAAGCAACAAATACCGCTACAGAAGATAATTACTGGTATCATTTTAGACCACAAGAAACATTAAACGAATTATTAGACCTAATAGATATAGTACGTAAATATTTGCAAAAAGGGTACCAATTACCAGCAGGAACTCAACTAAAAGTGTATAAATCAATAAAAGATGATACTGCAGATGCTGTAAGTGCAGTTCTTATTTACAAAGGACTTAAGAACAGTGATGGGTCTACTATTGATGTTCAAATGATAGACTCTGAACTACATGTAGTTACCAGATTAGAAGGCCGAGATACTATTACTCAAAAAGATAGAGATACACAGAAACAAGTTTTTGACAATATGCTTATGCTTCTTATGCAATAA
- a CDS encoding response regulator transcription factor, producing the protein MSKIINIALVDDEALFVEGISLLLSNVAHINVIKTSNNGLEFLNELEKTSESNFPDIALVDIQMKPMDGFELTETLKEKYPDLKIIILSSLYKSNVLGHMIQLGVSAFIPKNSNKEMLFTAIESVSKSGVYFTETDQEMLMKFMKSKSKKLALSNNEELSGREIEVLKLICLEHTNQEIADQLFLSKRTIEGHRQRVLEKTSAKNTVGLVVYAIAHQIHPLP; encoded by the coding sequence ATGAGTAAAATTATTAATATAGCATTAGTAGATGATGAGGCTTTGTTCGTCGAAGGTATTTCTCTTTTACTTTCTAATGTGGCACACATAAACGTTATAAAAACCTCCAATAATGGTTTAGAATTTCTTAATGAACTTGAAAAAACTTCAGAGTCAAATTTTCCAGACATCGCTTTGGTGGATATACAAATGAAGCCCATGGATGGATTTGAATTGACTGAAACTTTGAAGGAAAAATATCCAGATTTAAAAATCATTATACTTTCTTCTCTTTACAAAAGTAACGTTTTAGGGCATATGATTCAGTTAGGCGTTTCTGCTTTTATTCCTAAAAACTCCAATAAAGAAATGCTTTTTACCGCTATTGAATCTGTTAGTAAATCGGGTGTGTATTTTACGGAGACGGATCAAGAAATGCTCATGAAATTCATGAAGAGCAAATCTAAAAAATTAGCATTAAGCAATAATGAAGAATTGTCTGGTAGGGAAATTGAAGTTTTAAAATTAATTTGTCTAGAACATACAAACCAAGAAATTGCAGATCAATTATTTCTAAGTAAACGCACCATAGAAGGGCATAGACAAAGAGTTTTAGAAAAAACTAGTGCTAAAAACACGGTAGGATTAGTTGTTTATGCAATAGCACATCAAATACACCCACTTCCATAA
- the hisG gene encoding ATP phosphoribosyltransferase gives MNKLRIAVQKSGRLNEDSMRILKDIGISIDNGKDQLKAAARNFPVEVFYLRNGDIPQYLRDGVVDAAIIGENVLIEKGNDIEFIERLGFSKCKVSIAVPKESEANSLQDLDGKRIATSYPETVKKYLKEYNIDAQLHIISGSVEIAPNIGLADGICDIVSSGSTLFKNGLKEIEVLLKSEAVLAVSPLISEEGKAILEKIQFRIQAVLKGQASKYVLLNAPNDKLENILKLLPGMRSPTVLPLAEEGWSSVHTVISKNEFWEIIDELKENGAEGILVCPIEKMVL, from the coding sequence ATGAATAAATTAAGAATTGCAGTACAGAAATCAGGAAGATTAAATGAAGATTCAATGAGAATCTTAAAAGACATTGGTATTTCTATAGACAATGGTAAAGATCAATTAAAAGCGGCTGCTAGAAATTTTCCAGTAGAAGTTTTTTACCTTAGAAATGGCGATATTCCTCAGTATTTAAGAGATGGAGTAGTAGATGCAGCCATTATTGGTGAGAATGTTTTAATAGAAAAAGGAAATGATATTGAGTTTATAGAACGTTTAGGGTTTTCTAAATGTAAAGTTTCTATTGCGGTGCCAAAAGAATCTGAAGCGAATTCGCTACAAGATTTAGACGGAAAAAGAATTGCAACTTCGTATCCAGAAACGGTTAAAAAATATTTAAAGGAATACAATATTGATGCACAATTACACATTATTAGTGGTTCTGTAGAAATTGCACCAAATATTGGTTTAGCAGACGGAATTTGTGATATTGTGTCTAGTGGAAGTACCTTATTCAAAAACGGATTAAAAGAGATTGAAGTTTTATTAAAATCGGAAGCAGTTTTGGCTGTTTCACCTTTAATTTCTGAAGAAGGAAAAGCTATTTTAGAGAAAATTCAGTTTAGAATTCAGGCTGTTTTAAAAGGACAAGCCTCTAAATATGTGTTATTAAATGCACCAAATGATAAATTAGAAAACATTCTAAAATTATTACCAGGTATGAGAAGCCCTACTGTTTTGCCTTTGGCAGAAGAAGGTTGGAGTTCTGTGCACACAGTAATTAGCAAAAATGAATTTTGGGAAATTATAGATGAGTTAAAAGAAAATGGAGCAGAAGGTATTTTAGTATGCCCTATTGAAAAAATGGTGCTGTAA